A window of Pirellula sp. SH-Sr6A contains these coding sequences:
- a CDS encoding 3-hydroxyacyl-ACP dehydratase FabZ family protein translates to MVAKEFIVDPDTIDFDNVLADIDEIRKYNPQRFEMEQLTAIVYEDPVKVACVGYKDLTQDEFWVRGHMPGMPLMPGVVMLEAVAQVCCYCSHKYKLLGESMVGFGGLEDVRFRDPVLPGSRLVVMCELLKVRKPRLIVCRFQGIVGRNIVVEGILKGIPIPVDYLKTLQTAAPAS, encoded by the coding sequence TTGGTTGCGAAAGAGTTCATCGTCGATCCGGATACCATCGACTTCGACAATGTCTTGGCGGACATCGATGAGATTCGCAAATACAACCCTCAACGGTTCGAGATGGAGCAATTGACGGCCATCGTCTACGAAGACCCCGTCAAGGTTGCATGCGTAGGCTACAAAGACCTTACCCAGGACGAGTTCTGGGTCCGGGGTCACATGCCCGGAATGCCGCTCATGCCGGGCGTGGTGATGCTCGAGGCCGTTGCGCAGGTGTGCTGCTATTGTTCCCACAAGTACAAATTGCTTGGGGAATCGATGGTCGGATTCGGCGGATTGGAGGATGTCCGGTTCCGAGATCCGGTCCTCCCAGGCTCGCGGCTCGTCGTCATGTGCGAGCTACTCAAGGTCCGCAAGCCCCGTCTGATCGTATGCCGATTTCAGGGAATCGTGGGCCGAAACATCGTTGTGGAAGGAATCCTTAAGGGAATTCCTATTCCAGTCGACTACCTCAAAACGCTTCAAACCGCTGCTCCGGCTAGCTGA
- a CDS encoding HesB/IscA family protein — protein MAFSLSEVAAEELKKAYTEASFGPETFVRVGVMAGGCAGFQYSLQFDDKFDENKDSRYEQHGVNYVIDKKSALLLDGATLGYHKSLERQGFTFENPNEVKSCGCGKSFQ, from the coding sequence ATGGCGTTTAGTTTGTCAGAAGTCGCTGCCGAAGAGCTGAAAAAAGCGTACACCGAAGCCAGCTTTGGCCCCGAAACCTTTGTTCGTGTTGGTGTGATGGCCGGAGGCTGTGCTGGTTTCCAGTATTCGCTCCAATTCGATGACAAGTTCGATGAAAACAAAGACTCCCGCTATGAGCAACACGGGGTCAACTACGTCATCGACAAGAAGAGTGCCCTGCTCCTCGATGGAGCAACGCTCGGTTACCACAAGAGCTTGGAGCGGCAAGGGTTTACGTTTGAAAACCCGAATGAAGTGAAGTCTTGCGGATGCGGGAAATCCTTCCAATAG
- a CDS encoding 50S ribosomal protein bL37 — protein MVKPHRKLKKANHGQRAANSKARKAKRRKVRT, from the coding sequence ATGGTCAAGCCACACCGAAAGCTCAAGAAGGCGAATCACGGACAGCGCGCCGCCAACAGCAAGGCCCGCAAGGCAAAGCGACGCAAGGTCCGCACCTAA